One segment of Desulfosudis oleivorans Hxd3 DNA contains the following:
- a CDS encoding YkgJ family cysteine cluster protein, whose translation MNVLKKEHIAKQTTCARCGICCEKGGPAFHGCDRPILESGRIVLADLYTLRKGEPVFDNVANRPDTAPTDILKIRSANGMSACLFYQRADRSCGVYADRPLECRVLECWNPDGMAAIYQEDRLARKDLISGLSDLWEMVLAHEEVCAYARLSQSVKEKNWEAVAYCIRYDFQVRRLMVEKGNMDDRLFDFLFGMPLTVTLQRYGLSPQQIRNMVEG comes from the coding sequence GCGGTATCTGCTGTGAAAAAGGGGGACCGGCCTTTCATGGGTGTGACCGGCCGATTCTGGAAAGCGGACGCATCGTCCTGGCCGATCTTTACACCCTTCGCAAGGGGGAGCCTGTTTTTGACAATGTGGCCAACCGGCCAGACACCGCGCCAACGGACATTCTCAAGATCAGAAGCGCAAACGGGATGTCGGCCTGCCTTTTTTATCAGCGGGCGGACCGGTCCTGCGGCGTGTATGCGGACCGGCCCCTGGAGTGCCGTGTGCTGGAGTGCTGGAACCCGGACGGCATGGCCGCTATTTACCAGGAAGATCGGCTTGCAAGAAAAGACCTGATTTCCGGTCTTTCGGACCTGTGGGAGATGGTGCTGGCCCACGAAGAGGTGTGCGCCTATGCGCGGCTTTCCCAATCGGTAAAAGAAAAAAACTGGGAAGCGGTGGCTTACTGCATTCGGTACGATTTCCAGGTGCGGCGCCTGATGGTGGAAAAGGGGAACATGGATGACCGCCTTTTTGATTTTCTGTTCGGCATGCCCCTTACCGTCACCCTGCAGCGTTATGGCCTTTCACCGCAGCAGATAAGGAATATGGTCGAAGGGTAA
- a CDS encoding SDR family oxidoreductase produces the protein MGIKTFSGKRAYVFGGSSGIGLAAARQLAGMGADLALFARDGNRLETAGQEVRHAATGPSLQVHVFPVDVSDRDRVFEAVANAVDVLGPPDMLINCAGRAIPRCFADIGEDQLSQTLAINLCGTWHTIAAALPYMRGRGGHIVNVSSIAGFLGVYGYADYAASKFAVMGLSEVLRSEFKPLGIGVSVLCPPDTDTPALAAEAATKPEETKAISAGARVLSADAVAKAMIRGMKKNRAMIVPGFDGRLIWLAKRLFPGLVSFFMDRTIRRTRCGKISTAS, from the coding sequence ATGGGAATTAAAACCTTTTCCGGAAAACGGGCTTATGTTTTTGGTGGGTCGTCCGGCATCGGCCTGGCTGCTGCCCGGCAGCTGGCCGGCATGGGGGCTGACCTTGCGCTTTTTGCCAGGGACGGCAACAGACTGGAAACGGCCGGACAGGAGGTGCGGCATGCCGCAACCGGCCCGTCACTGCAGGTCCATGTTTTTCCCGTGGATGTGTCGGACCGGGACCGGGTTTTTGAAGCCGTGGCAAATGCGGTGGATGTCCTGGGGCCGCCGGATATGCTGATCAACTGCGCCGGCCGGGCCATTCCCCGCTGCTTTGCCGACATCGGCGAGGACCAGCTTTCCCAGACCCTGGCCATCAACCTGTGCGGCACCTGGCACACCATAGCCGCGGCCCTTCCTTATATGAGGGGGCGGGGCGGCCATATCGTCAATGTCTCTTCCATCGCCGGTTTTCTGGGCGTGTACGGATATGCGGATTATGCGGCATCCAAGTTTGCCGTCATGGGGCTCTCCGAGGTGCTGCGCAGCGAGTTTAAGCCTCTGGGCATCGGCGTGTCCGTGCTCTGCCCCCCGGATACCGACACCCCGGCCCTGGCCGCTGAAGCCGCCACAAAGCCGGAAGAGACAAAGGCCATTTCCGCGGGTGCCAGAGTGCTTTCCGCCGATGCCGTGGCAAAGGCCATGATTCGGGGAATGAAAAAAAACCGGGCCATGATTGTGCCGGGTTTTGACGGCCGGCTGATCTGGCTGGCCAAACGGCTGTTTCCGGGCCTGGTCTCTTTTTTCATGGACCGGACCATTCGCCGGACCCGGTGCGGGAAGATATCTACCGCCTCTTAA
- a CDS encoding DUF3999 domain-containing protein — translation MKKWLFMLILVLMLGCRPSPITTGLTENDFAYGMNVEVPKGSAIVALTLPEQVYTHVFRKDLGDLRVFNAAGEPVPHTTRHVKADAGPPAWHPLPFFPLPEVQDTDAATGYSVYVRTGPDGAVVRLDSRADKTDTTQPIREFLIDLSGEKERLAALRLEWPPENGNRIATLTVEAGNDLAHWSTIHSRAAVTDIRYAGHRLRNDEIPLSRYTGRYLRIRQTDTGPTIPVTGIYGRPPVSGPSNARPFLELNIVKPPVEPGVFEYDTEGSYPVDRVNLIFAQTNSMADAVLESRNAPGAAWTRRLTGLFYRIDADGIEVVSAPKSVPVTMDRYWRLTVKDSKSTMGVNAPRLTAGFRSHTLFFIARGSGPFTLAFGSAVARPPEINVAAMFDGIDRADGTGLERWVFPGPMVELGGPQKLVTPPEPLPLRRILLWCLLVGGVLVVAAMAWQLVRGLKAAD, via the coding sequence ATGAAAAAATGGTTGTTTATGCTGATCCTGGTCCTGATGCTGGGATGTCGTCCGTCTCCGATAACGACGGGCCTGACGGAAAACGATTTTGCCTACGGTATGAACGTGGAGGTGCCAAAAGGCTCGGCCATCGTGGCCCTGACCCTGCCTGAACAGGTTTACACGCATGTTTTTCGAAAAGACCTGGGCGACCTGAGGGTTTTTAATGCCGCCGGTGAACCGGTGCCGCACACGACTCGCCATGTCAAGGCCGATGCCGGTCCGCCGGCCTGGCACCCCCTGCCCTTTTTCCCGCTTCCCGAAGTTCAGGACACCGATGCCGCGACAGGATACAGCGTCTATGTCCGCACCGGCCCGGACGGGGCTGTGGTGCGTCTGGATTCACGGGCCGACAAAACCGATACCACGCAACCAATCCGCGAGTTTCTTATCGACCTGAGTGGAGAAAAAGAACGGCTGGCGGCCCTGCGCCTTGAATGGCCACCGGAGAATGGGAACCGCATCGCAACGCTGACCGTGGAGGCCGGCAACGACCTGGCCCACTGGTCTACCATCCATTCCCGGGCCGCTGTTACCGATATTCGATACGCCGGCCATCGCCTGCGCAACGACGAAATTCCTTTAAGCCGCTACACCGGGCGGTACCTGCGAATCCGGCAGACCGACACCGGGCCGACCATTCCCGTCACCGGTATTTATGGCCGCCCGCCCGTCTCCGGCCCCTCAAACGCGCGGCCCTTTCTGGAATTGAATATCGTTAAGCCGCCCGTTGAACCGGGGGTGTTTGAATATGACACGGAAGGCAGCTATCCCGTGGACCGGGTCAACCTGATCTTTGCCCAGACCAACAGCATGGCCGATGCGGTTTTAGAGTCCCGCAACGCCCCCGGGGCAGCCTGGACCAGGCGGCTCACGGGTCTTTTTTACCGCATCGACGCCGACGGCATCGAGGTGGTCAGTGCCCCGAAATCCGTTCCCGTCACCATGGACCGCTACTGGCGACTGACCGTGAAAGACAGTAAAAGCACCATGGGCGTAAACGCTCCTCGCCTGACGGCGGGGTTTCGTTCCCATACGCTTTTCTTTATCGCCCGGGGCAGCGGCCCCTTTACCCTGGCCTTTGGCAGCGCCGTGGCCAGGCCGCCGGAAATCAACGTAGCGGCCATGTTTGACGGCATCGACCGGGCGGATGGGACCGGTCTGGAACGATGGGTGTTTCCAGGCCCCATGGTGGAGCTGGGTGGCCCGCAAAAGCTGGTGACACCCCCCGAGCCGCTCCCCCTGCGCCGCATTCTGCTCTGGTGTCTGCTGGTGGGCGGCGTGCTGGTGGTGGCGGCCATGGCATGGCAACTGGTGCGAGGGCTGAAAGCAGCGGATTAA
- a CDS encoding DUF2339 domain-containing protein, with translation MLYVFLGVIGALAGAFWLRGDGAFLAGGLTGVLAAAVISLKNQVSTLVRRMSDLEARQTADRTQAASAPQQPEPEKAAAETFSVSPEIKTPSFPVRRPAPEEDLYLESVSDTPTSESDVQAVSDSPAPDEKPPLKTQQPPSPPPAVHDQTSFEVFIRSLFSGGNLMVRVGVVILLFGFAFLIKYAAARNMVPLEVRLAAAFAAGIGLLALGWRLRSKRFGYAMALQGGGLGIMYLTLFASARLFHMVPLPLTFGVMVALVAFSGMLAILQNAASMAVLGAAGGFLAPVLLSTGSGNHVLLFSYYALLNAGIFGIAWFKAWRWLNLLGFFFTFGIGSAWGVQYYRSSHFATTEPFLVLSFAFYLTISVLFAFKLPPKLKGYVDGTLVFGLPVVVFGLQVPLVERFEYGLAFSALVMGIVYISLATSLWRRRTKEMGPLVETFLALGVVFSSLAIPLALSGLWTAVAWSLEGAGLVWVGVRQRRLTARLFGLLLQFGAGFLFLADGRYGGGMMILNSRFLGGMMIAVAALVSAFFMERYRSVLRVLEQFPSALIMAWGLVWWFGAGVVEIDRHWPDRYQLECLAAFVVASCGAMGWLCHRLDWKGVRWPAAGLLPFMVFLYIVTAHYTNDYSRMHPFQDWWLVIWPLALAVHFLLLWKLENKWPKKLLVPWHVTGGLLIIFLLSREAAWGIDRLTLGSPTHTGRLTATAYETLMRRRLGFAGIQQFIAWGMVPAAGAWLLKGLFRKTGIRPEVAYNGWLPFLIMLGLMGWTFMASSFNGGFESLPYLPLLNPLDVVQAFVLVTILYWCRSQRQHPTPPAGKLDAAMLWGAPAAGVFVWLTAIVARTVHHWGHVPYHMEALGDSAVFQASLSVLWGALALGTMVTAHRLKQRAIWFTGAGLLTVVLVKLFVVDLSGTGTVSRIVSFLAVGALMLIIGFFTPLPPAADKGETS, from the coding sequence ATGCTTTACGTCTTTCTGGGTGTAATCGGTGCGCTGGCAGGCGCCTTCTGGCTGCGGGGCGACGGGGCTTTTCTGGCAGGCGGGCTGACAGGGGTGCTGGCGGCCGCTGTCATATCCCTGAAAAACCAGGTGAGTACGCTCGTGCGGCGAATGTCCGACCTTGAAGCCCGACAGACGGCCGACCGGACGCAGGCGGCCTCGGCCCCTCAGCAGCCGGAACCGGAGAAGGCGGCGGCGGAAACGTTTTCCGTGTCGCCGGAAATAAAAACCCCTTCCTTCCCTGTCCGACGACCGGCCCCGGAAGAAGATCTCTACCTTGAATCCGTTTCGGACACCCCGACATCCGAAAGCGACGTGCAGGCGGTTTCAGATTCCCCGGCACCAGACGAAAAACCGCCACTTAAAACACAACAACCCCCTTCACCACCCCCTGCCGTCCATGACCAGACCAGTTTTGAAGTGTTTATCCGGTCCCTGTTCTCCGGCGGTAACCTCATGGTGCGCGTCGGTGTGGTGATCCTGCTGTTCGGGTTTGCCTTTCTGATCAAGTATGCCGCGGCCCGGAACATGGTCCCTCTGGAGGTCCGACTGGCCGCCGCCTTTGCCGCCGGCATCGGGCTGCTGGCCCTTGGCTGGCGACTGCGAAGCAAACGGTTCGGCTATGCCATGGCCCTTCAGGGCGGGGGCCTGGGCATCATGTACCTGACCTTGTTTGCGTCGGCCCGCCTCTTTCACATGGTTCCTCTGCCCCTCACCTTTGGCGTCATGGTGGCCCTGGTCGCTTTCTCCGGCATGCTGGCCATATTGCAGAACGCCGCCTCCATGGCCGTGCTGGGCGCCGCCGGCGGGTTTCTGGCGCCGGTGCTGCTTTCCACGGGATCGGGAAATCATGTCTTGCTCTTTTCCTACTACGCCCTGCTCAATGCCGGAATCTTCGGAATCGCGTGGTTTAAGGCGTGGCGCTGGCTCAACCTGCTGGGGTTCTTTTTCACTTTCGGCATCGGATCCGCCTGGGGGGTTCAATATTACCGGTCCTCCCACTTCGCCACCACCGAACCCTTTCTGGTGCTCTCCTTTGCGTTCTACCTGACCATCTCCGTGCTTTTTGCCTTCAAACTGCCGCCAAAGCTGAAAGGGTATGTGGACGGCACTCTTGTGTTCGGCCTGCCCGTTGTGGTGTTCGGCCTTCAGGTGCCGCTGGTGGAGCGGTTTGAATACGGTCTTGCCTTCAGCGCCCTTGTCATGGGCATAGTCTATATCTCCCTGGCAACTTCGCTGTGGCGTCGCCGCACAAAAGAGATGGGCCCCCTGGTAGAGACATTTCTGGCCCTGGGCGTGGTGTTTTCCAGCCTGGCCATTCCCCTGGCCCTGTCCGGACTGTGGACGGCTGTGGCATGGAGCCTGGAAGGGGCCGGCCTGGTCTGGGTGGGGGTCCGGCAGCGCCGCCTGACCGCGCGGCTGTTCGGCCTGCTGCTTCAGTTCGGCGCCGGGTTCCTTTTTCTTGCGGACGGACGGTACGGCGGCGGCATGATGATTCTCAACAGCCGTTTTCTGGGCGGGATGATGATCGCTGTGGCGGCCCTGGTCTCGGCATTTTTCATGGAACGATACCGGTCGGTGTTGCGTGTGCTGGAACAGTTTCCCTCGGCCCTCATCATGGCCTGGGGGCTTGTCTGGTGGTTCGGCGCCGGCGTAGTCGAGATCGACCGCCACTGGCCGGACCGGTATCAGTTGGAATGCCTGGCGGCCTTTGTTGTGGCAAGCTGCGGGGCCATGGGCTGGCTGTGCCACCGGCTGGACTGGAAAGGGGTACGGTGGCCGGCAGCGGGCCTGCTTCCGTTTATGGTGTTTCTTTATATCGTAACAGCCCACTACACCAATGATTACAGCAGAATGCATCCCTTCCAGGATTGGTGGCTGGTGATCTGGCCGCTGGCTCTGGCGGTACATTTTTTATTGCTCTGGAAACTGGAAAACAAATGGCCCAAAAAACTGCTGGTGCCCTGGCATGTGACAGGCGGGCTGCTGATCATTTTTCTGCTGAGCCGTGAAGCCGCTTGGGGAATCGACCGGCTGACGCTCGGTTCCCCGACACACACCGGAAGGTTGACCGCCACTGCATACGAAACCCTGATGCGACGACGGCTGGGGTTTGCCGGGATTCAACAGTTTATCGCCTGGGGCATGGTACCGGCCGCCGGCGCCTGGCTATTAAAAGGACTTTTCCGGAAAACCGGCATTCGACCGGAGGTTGCCTACAATGGGTGGCTTCCCTTCCTGATCATGCTGGGGCTGATGGGATGGACCTTCATGGCCTCCTCTTTTAACGGTGGCTTTGAATCGTTGCCTTACCTGCCGCTGCTAAACCCCCTGGACGTGGTCCAGGCATTTGTGCTGGTCACCATTCTCTACTGGTGCCGGTCGCAACGGCAACATCCCACCCCGCCTGCCGGAAAGCTGGACGCGGCCATGCTGTGGGGGGCACCGGCAGCCGGCGTTTTTGTGTGGCTCACCGCCATTGTGGCCCGAACGGTTCACCACTGGGGCCATGTTCCCTACCACATGGAGGCCCTGGGCGATTCCGCTGTTTTCCAGGCATCCCTGTCCGTTCTGTGGGGCGCCCTGGCCCTGGGCACCATGGTGACGGCCCACCGTCTCAAGCAACGGGCCATCTGGTTTACCGGCGCGGGTCTCCTGACCGTGGTGCTGGTCAAGCTGTTTGTCGTTGATCTGTCCGGCACCGGCACGGTTTCCCGAATCGTCTCGTTTCTGGCAGTGGGAGCCCTGATGCTGATTATCGGATTCTTTACCCCGCTGCCGCCGGCTGCTGACAAAGGAGAGACTTCATGA
- a CDS encoding cytidylate kinase family protein — protein MSVITISRGSYSRGKEVAEKVAEKLGYACISRDILLEASEAFNIPEIKLVRAIHDAPSVLERFTHGQERYISYIRKVLLHHVQKDNVVYHGLAGHFFLLNIPHVLKVRIIADMEDRVAEEMAREKIPEDKARYLLKKDDDERRKWGLQLYGIDTWDSQLYDMVLHIKTLTADDAVDLIVQTAGKPVLQTTARSQALVDDLALAATVQAELVKVAPRLEVTADNGVVRVGDMDGTLSVKQGVADEIRRIAGQVDGVKEVLLLAPEKPEGYGSVNPFHKL, from the coding sequence ATGTCTGTTATTACCATTTCACGAGGCTCTTACAGCCGGGGCAAAGAGGTCGCCGAGAAGGTGGCCGAAAAACTGGGGTATGCGTGCATCTCCAGGGATATCCTGCTGGAGGCGTCCGAGGCGTTCAATATTCCGGAGATCAAGCTGGTCCGGGCCATTCACGACGCCCCGTCGGTCCTGGAACGCTTCACCCACGGCCAGGAACGGTACATCAGTTATATTCGAAAGGTGCTGCTGCATCACGTTCAGAAGGACAACGTAGTCTACCACGGACTGGCCGGCCACTTTTTTCTGTTAAATATTCCCCATGTTTTAAAGGTCCGGATTATCGCGGATATGGAGGACCGGGTGGCGGAAGAAATGGCCAGGGAAAAAATTCCGGAAGACAAGGCCCGCTACCTTTTAAAGAAGGATGATGACGAGCGTCGCAAGTGGGGGCTTCAGCTTTACGGCATTGACACCTGGGACAGCCAGCTTTACGACATGGTGCTGCACATCAAGACCCTGACCGCGGACGATGCCGTGGACCTCATTGTTCAGACCGCCGGCAAGCCGGTGCTTCAGACCACGGCCCGGTCCCAGGCCCTTGTGGACGACCTGGCCCTGGCCGCCACGGTGCAGGCTGAACTGGTGAAGGTGGCGCCCCGGCTGGAGGTGACGGCCGACAACGGGGTGGTGCGCGTCGGTGACATGGACGGGACCCTTTCCGTGAAACAGGGCGTGGCTGATGAGATTCGCCGGATCGCAGGCCAGGTGGACGGTGTAAAAGAGGTCCTGCTGCTTGCGCCTGAAAAACCGGAAGGATACGGTTCGGTCAACCCCTTTCATAAGTTATAA
- a CDS encoding TolB family protein, whose translation MRFRWLYVLPVFPLFLLCHCASPGGVLWDSHNTKGADARMQALVVRVNACMARGRTPLKTLLVTSPYDMALFPPDIASPTVTWRDGDAQSRFWLISVVFDNGRKPVYAFVREPEWTPDRTTWETIKANSVSAPVILSVFGLADENADVVASVGRVSFSTSTDPVGDAVFFRQIPLPFALASQSFEKTRWRMGHIDSYDPPATVMQGVPVCASCHAFSSDGKYMSMEYNYGNDGGAQFIVKTASEIVVEKEDFFTWSDFPKSGLLPPTRGLFGRMSPSGRYAAASVNEISFATVMDDLDFCQLFFPTYGVIGIYDRETGNIRLLPGADDYDLVHANPVWSMDEKEIVFCRTETRNEVHADLTNVKTIMETRSIQELNALYPMRFDLYRVPFNDGEGGRPVPLEGASNNNASNYFARFSPDGKWIVFTKSPYGIMLQPDSELWIVPAAGGTARKMNCNRGNFNSWHSWSSNGRWLLFSSKANTPYTEIFLTHVDENGNDTAPVMLTRFNEPGFAANVPEFAPGDAAGIQSIRITEP comes from the coding sequence ATGAGATTCAGATGGCTTTACGTGTTGCCGGTTTTTCCGCTTTTTTTGCTGTGTCACTGCGCGTCGCCCGGCGGGGTGCTCTGGGACAGCCACAATACCAAAGGTGCCGATGCCCGGATGCAGGCCCTTGTGGTTCGGGTCAACGCCTGCATGGCCAGGGGAAGAACGCCCTTAAAAACCCTTCTGGTGACCTCCCCCTATGACATGGCCCTGTTTCCTCCGGACATCGCCTCTCCCACGGTGACGTGGCGGGACGGTGATGCCCAAAGCCGGTTCTGGCTGATAAGCGTCGTCTTTGATAACGGTCGCAAGCCGGTTTACGCGTTTGTGCGGGAACCCGAGTGGACCCCGGACAGAACGACATGGGAAACGATTAAGGCCAACTCTGTTTCGGCCCCGGTGATACTCTCTGTTTTCGGCCTTGCGGATGAAAACGCCGATGTCGTGGCATCGGTGGGCCGGGTATCTTTTTCCACATCCACCGACCCTGTGGGCGACGCTGTTTTTTTTCGCCAGATTCCGCTGCCCTTTGCCCTGGCCAGCCAGAGTTTTGAAAAGACCCGGTGGCGCATGGGCCATATTGATTCTTATGATCCGCCGGCCACGGTGATGCAGGGGGTGCCGGTGTGCGCCAGCTGCCATGCCTTTTCAAGCGACGGCAAGTACATGAGCATGGAGTACAACTACGGTAACGACGGCGGGGCCCAGTTTATCGTTAAAACGGCTTCAGAGATTGTCGTTGAGAAGGAAGATTTTTTTACCTGGAGCGATTTTCCCAAGTCCGGTCTGCTGCCGCCCACACGGGGGCTTTTCGGCCGCATGTCGCCGTCAGGCCGTTACGCCGCCGCATCGGTCAACGAGATCTCTTTTGCCACGGTGATGGACGATCTTGACTTTTGCCAGCTTTTTTTTCCCACCTACGGCGTGATCGGGATTTACGACAGGGAGACGGGAAACATCCGCCTGCTTCCGGGGGCTGATGACTACGACCTGGTCCACGCCAATCCCGTGTGGAGTATGGACGAAAAAGAGATCGTCTTCTGCCGGACCGAAACGCGCAACGAGGTGCATGCTGACCTGACAAACGTCAAAACCATCATGGAAACCCGGTCGATTCAGGAACTCAACGCCCTGTATCCCATGCGGTTCGACCTTTACCGAGTTCCCTTCAACGATGGCGAAGGCGGCCGGCCGGTCCCCCTTGAAGGGGCGTCGAACAACAACGCCAGCAACTATTTTGCCCGGTTTTCCCCGGACGGGAAATGGATTGTTTTTACCAAAAGCCCTTACGGCATCATGCTGCAGCCGGACAGCGAGCTGTGGATCGTGCCGGCCGCCGGGGGCACGGCCCGCAAGATGAACTGCAACCGGGGAAATTTCAACTCCTGGCACAGCTGGTCATCCAACGGCCGGTGGCTGCTCTTTTCCTCCAAGGCCAACACGCCCTATACGGAAATCTTTCTGACCCACGTGGATGAAAACGGCAACGACACAGCACCGGTGATGTTAACCCGGTTTAACGAGCCGGGGTTTGCCGCCAATGTACCGGAGTTTGCGCCCGGCGATGCCGCCGGCATTCAGTCTATTCGGATTACCGAACCGTGA
- a CDS encoding diacylglycerol/lipid kinase family protein has translation MGGIGVVYNPYAGRNRKNPGREERLKKILGDRGVWFRTENKDSLLNAAAYFLEQKTDIVAVSGGDGTLHQVFTAIINTYRDRPLPAFALLRSGTMNTVTKSIKLKGCAASTLRAIIDHHETGKPIKKFKQHLLRVNDVYGFMAGAGVIAYFLEVYYSAKHPGPPYAAAMVCRMIGSAIFGTDYNSRIFRPIRCRLEVDGREMEQAEYIFILGCTIREIGLGFTPTPRAYDRSGHFHLLAGSMSPANLVPKVPALWLGRDVEHPNLYFSGPTARVVMEPREKEPWMIDGDIYTTEEPLCFSVGPTVTLLGK, from the coding sequence ATGGGCGGAATCGGTGTTGTCTACAATCCCTACGCAGGCAGAAACAGAAAAAACCCTGGCAGGGAAGAGCGGCTTAAAAAAATTCTTGGTGACCGGGGGGTGTGGTTCCGCACTGAGAACAAGGATTCGCTTTTAAACGCGGCTGCGTATTTCCTGGAGCAGAAAACAGACATCGTGGCGGTGAGCGGCGGCGACGGTACCCTTCACCAGGTCTTCACCGCCATCATTAACACCTATAGAGACCGGCCCCTGCCGGCCTTTGCCCTGCTGCGCAGCGGCACCATGAACACGGTTACCAAGTCCATCAAGCTCAAGGGATGCGCGGCGTCAACCCTGCGGGCCATCATTGATCATCACGAGACCGGAAAACCCATCAAAAAGTTCAAACAGCACCTGCTGAGGGTCAACGATGTCTATGGATTCATGGCCGGGGCAGGGGTGATCGCCTATTTTCTGGAAGTTTATTATTCAGCCAAACATCCCGGCCCGCCATACGCAGCCGCCATGGTGTGCCGCATGATCGGCAGCGCCATTTTCGGCACTGATTACAACAGCCGCATCTTCAGGCCCATCCGCTGCCGCCTGGAGGTGGACGGCCGGGAAATGGAACAGGCCGAGTATATCTTCATCCTGGGATGCACCATTCGGGAGATCGGTCTGGGGTTTACCCCCACTCCCCGGGCCTATGACAGGTCCGGCCATTTCCATCTGCTGGCCGGGTCCATGTCGCCGGCCAACCTGGTTCCCAAGGTGCCGGCCCTGTGGCTGGGCCGGGATGTCGAGCATCCCAACCTCTATTTTTCCGGTCCCACGGCCCGGGTAGTCATGGAGCCCAGGGAAAAAGAGCCGTGGATGATCGACGGGGATATTTATACCACAGAAGAACCGCTCTGCTTTTCCGTGGGGCCCACTGTGACGCTTCTGGGGAAATAA
- the trxB gene encoding thioredoxin-disulfide reductase has product MSETNYDLVIIGGGPAGLTAGIYAARARLNAVVVEKMAAGGQVLTSDWIENYPGFPEGISGADLMMRMSDQASRLGVALEYEEITAVDLSDPVKILSLGDKTITCKAVIIASGASPSRLNVPGEERFIGRGISFCATCDAPFFRDKVVAAVGGGDTAVQESLFLTKFAKKVYLIHRRDALRATKILQERAFENKKIEFVWDSVVTEIGGGLTNVEKVTVKNVKTEETRDLAVDGCFMWVGIHPNADFLAGAVDTDKGGFILTDQAMATSVPGVFAAGDVRATPLRQIATSVGDAAIALHSAEAYIESME; this is encoded by the coding sequence ATGAGCGAGACAAATTACGACCTGGTGATTATCGGCGGCGGGCCTGCCGGCCTGACCGCCGGCATTTACGCGGCCCGTGCCCGGCTCAACGCCGTGGTGGTTGAAAAAATGGCCGCCGGCGGGCAGGTACTGACGTCGGACTGGATCGAAAACTACCCCGGCTTTCCCGAGGGGATCAGCGGCGCGGACCTGATGATGCGAATGAGCGACCAGGCCTCCCGCCTGGGCGTGGCCCTGGAATATGAAGAGATCACGGCCGTTGACCTGAGCGACCCTGTAAAAATTCTCTCCCTGGGGGACAAGACCATCACCTGCAAGGCGGTGATCATCGCCTCCGGGGCCTCCCCCAGCCGCTTGAACGTACCGGGCGAGGAACGGTTTATTGGCCGGGGTATCTCCTTCTGCGCCACCTGCGACGCTCCTTTCTTCCGGGACAAGGTGGTGGCGGCCGTGGGCGGCGGCGACACCGCGGTCCAGGAGAGCCTGTTTCTGACAAAATTTGCCAAAAAGGTCTACCTGATCCATCGCCGGGACGCCCTGCGGGCCACCAAGATTCTCCAGGAGCGGGCCTTTGAAAACAAAAAGATCGAGTTTGTGTGGGACAGCGTGGTCACTGAAATCGGCGGGGGCCTGACCAATGTGGAAAAGGTAACCGTGAAAAACGTTAAGACGGAAGAGACCAGGGACCTGGCCGTGGACGGCTGTTTCATGTGGGTGGGGATCCATCCCAACGCCGATTTTCTGGCCGGCGCCGTGGATACCGACAAAGGCGGCTTTATCCTCACCGACCAGGCCATGGCGACATCGGTTCCCGGCGTTTTTGCCGCCGGTGATGTGCGGGCCACTCCGCTGCGCCAGATCGCCACCTCGGTGGGCGATGCCGCCATTGCCCTGCATTCGGCGGAGGCGTATATCGAGAGCATGGAATAA
- the trxA gene encoding thioredoxin: MGDKVLSISDGSFEAEVIQAEMPVFVDFWAPWCGPCKAIGPLVEELAAAYEGKIKFAKCNVDDNPSTPTKFGIQAIPTLIIFKGGEVVERITGMVPKAKLEAALNKALE, encoded by the coding sequence ATGGGGGACAAGGTATTAAGCATCAGTGACGGCAGTTTTGAAGCAGAGGTGATCCAGGCGGAGATGCCTGTCTTTGTGGACTTCTGGGCCCCCTGGTGCGGCCCGTGCAAGGCTATTGGCCCGCTGGTGGAAGAACTGGCCGCCGCCTATGAAGGCAAAATCAAGTTTGCCAAGTGCAACGTGGATGACAACCCCTCCACTCCGACCAAGTTCGGCATTCAGGCCATTCCCACCCTCATTATTTTCAAGGGGGGAGAAGTGGTGGAGCGGATTACCGGCATGGTGCCCAAGGCCAAGCTGGAAGCGGCTTTGAATAAAGCATTGGAATAG